Proteins co-encoded in one Candidatus Eisenbacteria bacterium genomic window:
- a CDS encoding serine/threonine protein kinase — MTPAPTGTGAPAQVGPYRIEREIARGGMGIVYLARDTRLDRAVAIKALPDDVAADPDRLARFEREAKVLASLNHPNVAGIYGVEESEGRRYLALEHVEGETLAARLVRGPLPLAEAQEICLQVAAGVEAAHENGVIHRDLKPGNVMITPGDHVKVLDFGLAKGKVAEESGIVPPPLLADSPTLSSPTLSHSPTFHSPATLPGVILGTAAYLSPEQARGKAVDRRTDIWSFGCVLYECLTGKRAFEGETVSDTIAKILVQDLDWSKLPKSTTPRIRELLKRCLEKDPKRRLRDIGEARLALEAVRAGETGATAAGAAAPPPPTNPLARAREAMRSHGFLFAAGLILGALLGLNMWGQLGSGGHHGVRDVMRVSVPIPPELRALEAQLTPDGRAEILRASLRSTVGAGESRPLLYLRRLDKTEFEPIRGTEGATSFGLSPDGRWIWFRAPLSERSGQYRLLKAPADGSAPPTPLMSWDDAWFGGPVWLHSGELAIMRNHGKEFARLLGKGGSSSKPVAITGLEFVGDAQFAGLPLPGDRAAFAVIRSYDGGSYHEGLRIVDLKTGAMKPLLHDGGNGQFTPTGHLLFTRGDALYAAPFDARKLEIRGETVAVMDGLRMPTWGNASFSLSENGILQTESGGSRLLAIQKAPGEDEITRLDITLNFFEELKQRFAAAKK; from the coding sequence ATGACCCCCGCGCCCACGGGAACCGGCGCGCCCGCGCAGGTCGGCCCCTACCGCATCGAGCGCGAGATCGCGCGCGGCGGAATGGGCATCGTCTACCTCGCGCGCGACACCAGGCTCGACCGTGCGGTCGCGATCAAGGCGCTGCCGGACGACGTCGCAGCGGATCCCGATCGCCTCGCGCGCTTCGAGCGCGAGGCGAAAGTGCTCGCCTCGCTCAACCATCCCAACGTCGCGGGCATCTATGGCGTGGAAGAGAGCGAGGGACGCCGCTATCTCGCGCTCGAGCACGTCGAGGGGGAGACCCTCGCGGCGCGGCTCGTGCGCGGCCCGCTCCCGCTCGCCGAGGCCCAAGAGATCTGCCTGCAGGTCGCGGCCGGAGTCGAGGCGGCGCACGAAAACGGCGTGATCCACCGCGACTTGAAACCCGGGAACGTGATGATCACCCCGGGCGACCACGTGAAGGTCCTGGATTTTGGGCTCGCGAAGGGGAAGGTCGCCGAGGAATCGGGAATCGTGCCACCGCCTCTTCTCGCGGATTCACCGACGCTGTCATCACCGACGCTCTCGCATTCACCCACGTTCCACTCGCCCGCGACGCTCCCGGGCGTGATCCTCGGCACGGCCGCCTATCTTTCGCCCGAGCAGGCGCGAGGGAAGGCGGTCGACCGCCGCACCGACATCTGGTCTTTTGGTTGCGTGCTCTACGAGTGCCTCACCGGGAAACGCGCGTTCGAGGGGGAGACGGTGAGCGACACGATCGCGAAAATTCTGGTCCAGGATCTCGATTGGTCAAAGCTTCCAAAATCGACGACGCCGCGGATCCGGGAGCTGCTCAAGCGCTGCCTGGAAAAAGATCCAAAGAGACGCCTCCGCGACATCGGCGAGGCTCGCCTCGCTCTCGAGGCCGTGCGGGCAGGCGAAACGGGCGCGACCGCCGCCGGCGCCGCGGCGCCGCCCCCGCCCACGAATCCCCTTGCGCGCGCGCGCGAGGCGATGCGGAGCCACGGATTCCTCTTCGCCGCCGGGCTCATCCTGGGCGCGCTCCTGGGACTCAACATGTGGGGCCAGCTCGGCTCGGGTGGTCATCATGGCGTCCGGGACGTCATGCGCGTCTCGGTCCCGATTCCGCCGGAGCTGCGCGCGCTCGAGGCCCAACTCACCCCCGATGGCCGCGCGGAGATCCTGCGCGCGTCCCTTCGCTCGACAGTGGGCGCCGGGGAGTCACGCCCACTCCTCTACCTTCGCCGCTTGGACAAGACCGAGTTCGAGCCGATCCGCGGCACGGAAGGTGCGACGAGTTTCGGGCTCAGCCCGGATGGGCGGTGGATCTGGTTCCGGGCGCCGCTCTCGGAGCGGTCCGGCCAGTATCGCCTCCTCAAGGCGCCGGCCGACGGAAGCGCGCCACCAACGCCGCTCATGAGCTGGGACGATGCATGGTTTGGCGGCCCGGTCTGGCTCCACTCGGGCGAGCTCGCCATCATGAGGAATCATGGCAAGGAGTTTGCGCGCCTTCTGGGGAAGGGAGGGTCCTCCTCGAAGCCGGTCGCGATCACGGGGCTGGAGTTCGTCGGGGATGCGCAATTCGCCGGACTACCTCTCCCAGGCGATCGCGCCGCCTTCGCGGTAATACGATCCTATGACGGAGGCTCCTACCACGAGGGCCTGCGAATCGTGGACTTGAAGACGGGGGCGATGAAGCCTCTGCTCCACGATGGCGGGAATGGTCAATTCACCCCGACGGGACACCTCCTGTTCACTCGAGGCGACGCTCTTTACGCGGCGCCGTTCGATGCGAGGAAGCTCGAGATCCGAGGCGAGACCGTCGCGGTCATGGATGGCCTGCGGATGCCCACTTGGGGGAACGCCTCATTCAGCCTTTCGGAGAATGGAATTCTCCAAACTGAATCCGGCGGCTCACGGCTGCTCGCGATCCAGAAGGCTCCGGGCGAGGACGAGATCACCCGGCTCGATATCACGCTGAATTTCTTCGAGGAGCTGAAGCAGCGTTTCGCGGCGGCGAAGAAGTAA